In one window of Pseudomonas sp. IAC-BECa141 DNA:
- the rpsE gene encoding 30S ribosomal protein S5, whose protein sequence is MSNNDQKRDEGYIEKLVQVNRVAKTVKGGRIFTFTALTVVGDGKGRVGFGRGKSREVPAAIQKAMEAARRNMIQVDLNGTTLQYAMKSAHGASKVYMQPASEGTGIIAGGAMRAVLEVAGVQNVLAKCYGSTNPVNVVHATFKGLKAMQSPESIAAKRGLRVEEIK, encoded by the coding sequence ATGTCAAATAACGACCAAAAGCGCGACGAAGGCTACATCGAGAAGCTGGTTCAAGTTAACCGCGTAGCCAAAACCGTTAAAGGCGGCCGTATCTTCACTTTCACCGCGTTGACCGTGGTTGGTGATGGTAAAGGGCGTGTTGGCTTCGGCCGTGGCAAGTCGCGTGAAGTGCCTGCTGCGATCCAGAAGGCAATGGAAGCTGCTCGCCGCAACATGATCCAGGTTGATCTGAACGGCACCACTCTGCAGTACGCAATGAAGTCTGCCCATGGCGCTTCGAAGGTGTACATGCAGCCTGCTTCTGAAGGTACCGGTATCATCGCTGGCGGCGCTATGCGTGCTGTCCTCGAAGTTGCTGGCGTTCAGAACGTTCTGGCCAAGTGCTACGGCTCGACTAACCCAGTAAACGTGGTTCACGCCACTTTCAAGGGTCTGAAAGCTATGCAGTCTCCTGAATCCATTGCAGCCAAGCGTGGCCTGCGTGTTGAGGAGATCAAGTAA
- the rpmC gene encoding 50S ribosomal protein L29, producing the protein MKANELREKSAQQLNEQLLGLLRDQFNLRMQKATGQLGQSHLLSQVKRDIARVKTVLNQQAGK; encoded by the coding sequence ATGAAAGCGAATGAACTTCGTGAAAAATCCGCACAGCAGCTGAACGAGCAACTGCTCGGCTTGCTGCGCGACCAGTTCAATCTGCGCATGCAGAAAGCAACTGGCCAGTTGGGGCAGTCTCATCTGCTCTCGCAAGTTAAGCGTGACATCGCTCGCGTGAAGACTGTGCTCAACCAGCAGGCAGGTAAGTGA
- the rplF gene encoding 50S ribosomal protein L6: MSRVAKNPVKLPAGVEVKFAGQQLSVKGAKGTLELNVHSSVEIVEEAGELRFAARNGDQQTRAMAGTTRALVNNMVQGVSQGFERKLQLIGVGYKAQAKGQVLNLALGFSHPVDYELPEGITAETPSQTDILIKGIDKQLVGQVAAEIRDFRPPEPYKGKGVRYADEVVRRKEAKKK; encoded by the coding sequence ATGTCTCGCGTCGCTAAGAACCCCGTTAAGCTGCCAGCCGGTGTCGAAGTAAAATTCGCAGGCCAACAGCTTTCGGTGAAGGGTGCCAAGGGTACTCTTGAACTGAACGTCCATTCGTCCGTTGAGATCGTTGAAGAAGCCGGTGAGCTGCGTTTTGCTGCTCGCAATGGCGATCAGCAGACTCGCGCAATGGCCGGTACCACTCGTGCTTTGGTAAACAACATGGTCCAGGGCGTAAGCCAAGGCTTCGAGCGCAAGCTCCAGCTGATCGGTGTTGGTTATAAAGCGCAAGCAAAAGGTCAGGTGCTGAACTTGGCTCTTGGCTTCTCGCACCCAGTGGATTACGAACTGCCGGAAGGCATCACCGCTGAGACTCCTAGCCAGACCGATATCCTGATCAAGGGCATCGACAAGCAGCTGGTAGGTCAAGTGGCCGCCGAGATCCGCGACTTCCGTCCACCAGAGCCGTACAAAGGCAAAGGTGTGCGCTACGCGGACGAAGTCGTCCGTCGTAAAGAAGCCAAGAAGAAGTAG
- the rplD gene encoding 50S ribosomal protein L4 → MQLNVNDAQAIEVSELTFGGEFNETLVHQAVVAYMAGGRQGSKQQKTRSDVRGGGKRPWRQKGTGRARAGTIRSPIWRGGGTTFAARPQDHSQKLNKKMYRAAMRSILAELVRTDRLVVVQDFAVETPKTKGLLGKLNNMSLTDVLIVSDAVDQNLYLAARNLPHVDVRDVQGSDPVSLIAYDKVLITVSAVKKFEELLG, encoded by the coding sequence ATGCAATTAAATGTAAATGACGCTCAAGCGATCGAAGTTTCCGAACTGACATTTGGCGGCGAGTTCAACGAGACGCTGGTTCACCAAGCAGTCGTGGCCTACATGGCTGGCGGCCGTCAGGGTAGCAAGCAGCAGAAGACCCGTTCCGACGTTCGTGGTGGCGGCAAGCGCCCATGGCGTCAGAAAGGTACTGGCCGTGCTCGTGCCGGTACTATCCGCAGCCCAATCTGGCGCGGCGGCGGCACCACCTTCGCAGCTCGTCCACAGGATCACTCCCAGAAGCTGAACAAGAAGATGTATCGCGCAGCAATGCGCTCCATCCTTGCTGAGCTGGTGCGTACTGATCGTCTGGTCGTGGTTCAGGATTTCGCAGTTGAAACTCCGAAAACCAAAGGCCTGCTGGGCAAACTGAACAACATGAGCCTGACCGACGTTCTGATCGTGTCGGACGCTGTTGATCAGAACCTGTACCTGGCTGCTCGTAACCTGCCACACGTAGATGTACGTGACGTGCAAGGTTCCGATCCAGTTAGTCTGATCGCATACGACAAGGTGTTGATCACCGTGTCGGCCGTGAAGAAATTCGAGGAGCTGCTGGGATGA
- the rpmJ gene encoding 50S ribosomal protein L36 codes for MKVRASVKKLCRNCKIIRREGVVRVICSAEPRHKQRQG; via the coding sequence ATGAAAGTTCGTGCATCGGTGAAAAAGCTGTGCCGTAACTGCAAGATTATTCGCCGCGAAGGTGTTGTTCGAGTAATTTGCAGCGCGGAACCGCGTCACAAACAGCGCCAAGGCTGA
- the rplX gene encoding 50S ribosomal protein L24, which translates to MQKIRRDDEIIVIAGKDKGKRGKVLKVLADNRLVVGGLNLVKRHTKPNPMSGVQGGIVEKEAPLHASNVAIFNGETNKADRVGFKVEDGKKIRVFKSTQKAVDA; encoded by the coding sequence ATGCAAAAGATTCGTCGTGACGACGAGATCATCGTGATCGCCGGCAAAGACAAAGGTAAGCGCGGTAAGGTGCTGAAGGTTCTCGCTGACAACCGTCTGGTTGTTGGTGGTCTGAACCTGGTCAAGCGTCATACCAAGCCTAACCCGATGTCGGGCGTACAGGGCGGTATCGTCGAGAAAGAAGCGCCACTGCACGCTTCCAACGTTGCCATCTTCAACGGCGAAACCAACAAGGCTGATCGCGTTGGTTTCAAAGTGGAAGACGGTAAGAAAATTCGTGTCTTCAAGTCGACCCAAAAAGCGGTTGATGCTTGA
- the rpmD gene encoding 50S ribosomal protein L30, which translates to MATVKVTLIKSMTGRIPNHKLCVKGLGLRRIGHTVEVQDTPENRGMINKAYYMLRVEG; encoded by the coding sequence ATGGCTACCGTTAAAGTTACGCTGATCAAAAGCATGACCGGCCGCATCCCTAACCACAAACTGTGCGTTAAGGGTCTGGGTCTGCGTCGCATCGGTCACACTGTAGAAGTCCAGGATACTCCCGAGAATCGCGGGATGATCAACAAGGCTTACTACATGCTGCGTGTCGAGGGTTAA
- the rplE gene encoding 50S ribosomal protein L5, with amino-acid sequence MARLQEIYRKEIAPKLKEELKLGNVMEVPRVTKITLNMGLGEAIGDKKVIEHAVADLEKITGQKVVVTYARKSIAGFKVREGWPIGVKVTLRRERMYEFLDRLLSISLPRVRDFRGLNAKSFDGRGNYSMGVKEQIIFPEIDYDKIDALRGLDITLTTTAKNDDEGRALLRAFKFPFRN; translated from the coding sequence ATGGCACGACTACAAGAGATTTACCGGAAGGAAATCGCTCCCAAGCTGAAGGAAGAACTGAAGCTTGGCAACGTGATGGAAGTTCCGCGCGTTACCAAAATCACCCTGAACATGGGTCTGGGCGAAGCGATCGGTGACAAAAAAGTCATCGAGCACGCTGTTGCTGACCTGGAAAAGATCACCGGCCAGAAAGTCGTTGTGACCTACGCTCGCAAATCCATCGCTGGCTTTAAAGTCCGTGAAGGTTGGCCGATCGGCGTCAAAGTGACCCTGCGCCGTGAGCGTATGTACGAGTTCCTGGATCGTCTGCTGTCGATCTCCCTGCCTCGGGTTCGCGACTTCCGCGGCCTGAATGCCAAGTCCTTCGACGGTCGTGGCAACTACAGCATGGGCGTGAAAGAGCAGATCATTTTCCCGGAAATCGACTACGACAAGATCGATGCTCTCCGCGGTCTGGACATTACCCTGACCACCACTGCCAAGAACGATGACGAAGGCCGCGCTCTGCTGCGTGCTTTCAAATTCCCGTTCCGCAACTGA
- the rplW gene encoding 50S ribosomal protein L23 encodes MNQERVFKVLLGPHVSEKATVLADKKGQFVFKVATDATKLEIKKAVESLFSVKVERVTTLNVLGKSKRTARGLGKRNDWKKAVISLQPGQDLDFSSSAE; translated from the coding sequence ATGAACCAGGAACGCGTATTTAAAGTTCTGCTTGGCCCGCACGTTTCCGAGAAGGCTACGGTTCTGGCAGACAAGAAAGGCCAGTTCGTTTTCAAGGTTGCTACTGACGCAACCAAGCTGGAAATCAAGAAGGCCGTCGAAAGCCTGTTCAGCGTGAAAGTTGAGCGTGTTACTACCCTGAACGTTCTGGGTAAGAGCAAGCGCACCGCTCGCGGTCTGGGCAAGCGTAATGACTGGAAGAAGGCAGTTATCTCCCTTCAGCCAGGCCAAGATCTCGATTTCAGCAGCAGTGCTGAGTAA
- the rplC gene encoding 50S ribosomal protein L3, translating into MTIGVVGRKAGMTRIFTEEGVSIPVTVIEIEPNRVTQFKTEETDGYRAVQVTVGERRASRVTAAQAGHFAKANVAAGRTVMEFRLEEGEYQAGDLINAEIFAAGQLVDVTGQSKGKGFQGTIKRWNFRGQDNTHGNSVSHRVPGSIGQCQTPGRVFKGKKMSGHMGAERVTVQSLEVVRVDAERNLLLVKGAVPGATGGNLVVRPAAKARG; encoded by the coding sequence ATGACTATTGGTGTAGTCGGTCGTAAAGCGGGTATGACCCGTATTTTCACCGAAGAAGGTGTCTCCATTCCGGTCACGGTCATTGAGATCGAGCCGAATCGCGTCACCCAGTTCAAAACTGAAGAAACCGATGGCTATCGTGCAGTGCAAGTCACTGTCGGCGAGCGTCGTGCTTCCCGTGTTACAGCTGCTCAAGCTGGCCACTTCGCCAAGGCGAACGTTGCCGCTGGTCGTACCGTTATGGAATTTCGTCTTGAAGAAGGCGAGTACCAGGCCGGCGATCTGATCAACGCTGAAATCTTCGCTGCTGGTCAACTGGTTGATGTAACCGGTCAGTCCAAAGGTAAAGGCTTCCAGGGTACGATCAAGCGTTGGAACTTCCGCGGGCAAGATAACACCCACGGTAACTCCGTATCCCACCGCGTCCCAGGCTCTATCGGCCAGTGCCAGACTCCTGGTCGTGTATTCAAGGGCAAAAAAATGTCCGGTCATATGGGCGCTGAGCGCGTGACCGTGCAGTCCCTGGAAGTAGTGCGCGTGGACGCTGAACGCAATCTGTTGTTGGTCAAGGGCGCTGTACCTGGCGCTACTGGCGGCAACCTGGTTGTACGTCCGGCAGCCAAGGCTCGCGGTTAA
- the rplB gene encoding 50S ribosomal protein L2, protein MAIVKCKPTSPGRRFVVKVVNQELHKGAPHAPLLEKKSKSGGRNNNGRITTRHVGGGHKQHYRLVDFRRNDKDGIAATVERIEYDPNRTAHIALLLYADGERRYIIAPKGVSAGDQLIAGALAPIKPGNALQLRNIPVGSTVHGIELKPGKGAQIARSAGASAQLIAREGVYVTLRLRSGEMRKVLAECRATLGEVSNSEHSLRSLGKAGAKRWRGVRPTVRGVAMNPVDHPHGGGEGRTSGGRHPVSPWGFPTKGAKTRGNKRTDKMIVRRRK, encoded by the coding sequence ATGGCAATCGTTAAATGCAAACCGACTTCCCCTGGCCGCCGTTTTGTGGTCAAGGTGGTCAACCAGGAGCTGCATAAAGGAGCTCCTCACGCACCGCTGCTCGAGAAAAAATCGAAGTCTGGTGGTCGTAACAACAATGGCCGCATTACCACTCGTCACGTCGGTGGTGGTCATAAGCAGCATTATCGTCTGGTCGACTTCCGTCGCAACGACAAAGATGGCATCGCTGCCACTGTCGAGCGTATCGAATACGATCCAAACCGTACTGCTCACATCGCTCTGCTGCTGTACGCAGATGGCGAGCGTCGCTACATCATCGCCCCTAAAGGCGTGAGCGCTGGCGACCAGCTGATCGCAGGTGCTCTGGCGCCGATCAAGCCGGGCAACGCTCTGCAACTGCGCAACATTCCAGTTGGTAGCACCGTACACGGCATCGAACTGAAGCCAGGTAAAGGCGCGCAAATCGCTCGTTCCGCTGGTGCTTCGGCTCAGCTGATCGCTCGTGAAGGCGTTTACGTGACCCTGCGTCTGCGTTCCGGTGAAATGCGTAAAGTACTGGCTGAGTGCCGTGCGACCCTGGGCGAAGTCTCGAACTCCGAGCACAGCCTGCGTTCGCTGGGTAAAGCTGGTGCCAAGCGCTGGCGTGGCGTTCGCCCAACCGTTCGTGGTGTTGCCATGAACCCGGTTGACCACCCACATGGTGGTGGTGAAGGTCGTACCTCTGGTGGTCGTCATCCGGTATCGCCATGGGGCTTCCCGACTAAGGGCGCGAAGACTCGTGGTAATAAGCGTACCGACAAAATGATCGTCCGTCGTCGCAAGTAA
- the rpsC gene encoding 30S ribosomal protein S3, with product MGQKVHPIGIRLGIVKEHTSVWYADGRTYADYLLADLKVREYLQDKLKSASVSRIDIHRPAQTARITIHTARPGIVIGKKGEDVEKLRQDLTKQMGVPVHINIEEIRKPELDGMLVAQSVAQQLERRVMFRRAMKRAVQNAMRIGAKGIKIQVSGRLGGAEIARTEWYREGRVPLHTLRADIDYATYEAHTTYGVIGVKVWIFKGEVIGGRQEELKPQAPAPRKKAAK from the coding sequence ATGGGTCAGAAAGTACATCCCATTGGCATTCGCCTGGGAATCGTCAAGGAGCACACCTCCGTCTGGTACGCAGACGGTCGGACTTATGCGGACTATTTGCTCGCAGATCTGAAGGTGCGTGAGTATCTCCAAGACAAACTAAAAAGCGCGTCCGTAAGCCGTATCGATATCCATCGCCCGGCTCAAACTGCACGCATCACCATCCACACCGCTCGTCCAGGTATCGTTATCGGGAAGAAAGGTGAGGATGTTGAAAAACTGCGTCAGGACCTGACCAAGCAAATGGGTGTGCCTGTGCACATCAATATCGAAGAGATCCGCAAGCCGGAGCTCGACGGTATGCTGGTTGCCCAGAGCGTAGCTCAGCAGCTGGAGCGTCGTGTGATGTTCCGTCGCGCCATGAAGCGCGCCGTACAGAACGCCATGCGCATTGGTGCCAAAGGCATCAAAATCCAAGTGAGCGGTCGTCTCGGCGGTGCTGAAATCGCACGTACTGAATGGTATCGCGAAGGTCGTGTGCCACTGCACACCCTGCGTGCCGATATCGACTATGCCACCTACGAAGCTCACACCACCTACGGTGTGATCGGTGTAAAGGTTTGGATCTTCAAAGGCGAAGTAATTGGTGGTCGCCAAGAAGAACTGAAACCACAAGCACCAGCGCCTCGTAAAAAAGCTGCTAAGTAA
- the rplR gene encoding 50S ribosomal protein L18 codes for MTDKKVTRLRRARKARLKMHELEVVRLCVFRSSQHIYAQVISADGNKVLASASTLDKELRDGATGNIDAATKVGQLVATRAKAAGVSQVAFDRSGFKYHGRVKALADAAREAGLEF; via the coding sequence ATGACCGACAAAAAAGTTACTCGACTGCGTCGCGCTCGCAAAGCACGCCTGAAAATGCACGAACTCGAAGTCGTGCGTCTCTGCGTGTTCCGCTCTTCGCAGCACATCTACGCCCAGGTCATTTCGGCCGACGGCAACAAAGTCCTGGCAAGCGCCTCGACTTTGGATAAAGAACTGCGTGATGGCGCCACTGGCAACATCGACGCGGCCACTAAGGTTGGCCAGCTGGTCGCTACGCGTGCTAAGGCCGCTGGCGTCTCGCAGGTGGCTTTCGACCGCTCTGGCTTCAAGTACCATGGCCGCGTTAAAGCGCTGGCTGATGCTGCTCGTGAAGCTGGGCTGGAGTTCTAA
- the rplP gene encoding 50S ribosomal protein L16, with product MLQPKRTKFRKQMTGHNRGLALRGSKVSFGEFALKSVARGRLTARQIESARRALTRHVKRGGKIWIRVFPDKPISKKPLEVRMGKGKGNVEYWVAQIQPGKVLYEIEGVSEELAREAFALAAAKLPLATSFVKRTVM from the coding sequence ATGTTGCAACCAAAGCGTACGAAGTTCCGCAAGCAGATGACCGGCCACAACCGTGGTCTGGCACTGCGCGGTAGCAAAGTCAGCTTCGGCGAGTTCGCGCTGAAGTCTGTTGCTCGTGGTCGTCTCACCGCTCGTCAGATCGAGTCAGCGCGTCGTGCTCTGACCCGTCACGTAAAACGTGGTGGCAAGATCTGGATCCGTGTATTCCCGGACAAGCCGATCTCCAAGAAGCCTCTCGAGGTTCGTATGGGTAAAGGTAAGGGTAACGTGGAATACTGGGTTGCCCAGATTCAGCCAGGCAAAGTCCTGTATGAAATCGAGGGTGTTTCTGAAGAGCTGGCGCGTGAGGCTTTCGCCCTGGCTGCTGCAAAGCTGCCGCTCGCCACCTCCTTTGTTAAACGGACGGTGATGTGA
- the secY gene encoding preprotein translocase subunit SecY, protein MAKQGALSALGKGGMSELWARLRFLFLAIIVYRIGAHIPVPGINPDRLADLFRQNEGTILSLFNMFSGGALERMSIFALGIMPYISASIIMQLMTAVSPQLEQLKKEGEAGRRKISQYTRYGTVVLALVQAIGMSIGLAGQGVAFTGDFGFHFVAVSTFVAGAMFMMWLGEQITERGVGNGISMLIFSGIVAGLPRAIGQSFESARQGDINIFALVAIGLLAVAIIGFVVFIERGQRRIAVHYAKRQQGRKVFAAQTSHLPLKVNMAGVIPAIFASSILLFPASLGAWFGQSEGMGWLQDISQSIAPGQPLNILLFSAGIIFFCFFYTALMFNPKDVAENLKKSGAFIPGIRPGEQSARYIDGVLTRLTMFGALYMTAVCLLPQFLVVAANVPFYLGGTSLLIVVVVVMDFMSQVQSHLVSHQYESLMKKANLKGYGSGMLR, encoded by the coding sequence ATGGCTAAGCAAGGTGCTCTCTCTGCGCTCGGCAAAGGCGGTATGTCTGAACTTTGGGCTCGTCTGCGTTTTCTGTTCCTGGCGATTATCGTCTACCGAATAGGCGCACACATCCCGGTTCCAGGTATCAACCCGGATCGACTCGCGGACCTGTTTCGACAGAATGAGGGGACCATTCTTAGCTTGTTCAACATGTTTTCCGGCGGCGCGCTGGAGCGGATGAGCATCTTTGCACTGGGGATCATGCCGTACATTTCGGCATCGATCATCATGCAGTTGATGACCGCCGTCAGCCCGCAGCTGGAGCAGTTGAAGAAGGAAGGTGAAGCTGGCCGTCGCAAGATCAGCCAGTACACCCGCTACGGCACCGTCGTCCTCGCTCTCGTTCAGGCCATTGGCATGTCCATTGGTCTGGCGGGGCAGGGCGTTGCGTTCACTGGTGACTTTGGCTTCCATTTCGTTGCGGTCTCCACGTTTGTGGCTGGCGCGATGTTCATGATGTGGCTGGGTGAGCAGATTACTGAGCGTGGTGTAGGCAACGGTATCTCGATGTTGATTTTTTCGGGTATCGTCGCCGGTCTTCCGAGAGCAATCGGGCAGTCTTTCGAGTCTGCGCGTCAGGGCGATATCAACATCTTCGCTTTGGTTGCCATCGGTTTGCTGGCAGTAGCGATTATCGGTTTCGTGGTGTTCATTGAGCGTGGTCAGCGTCGTATCGCTGTTCACTACGCCAAGCGTCAGCAGGGCCGCAAGGTTTTTGCTGCGCAGACAAGCCACTTGCCGCTGAAGGTGAACATGGCCGGTGTTATTCCGGCTATTTTCGCGAGCAGCATTTTGCTGTTCCCGGCTTCGTTGGGTGCCTGGTTCGGTCAGTCTGAAGGTATGGGCTGGTTGCAGGACATCTCGCAGTCGATCGCTCCTGGTCAGCCGTTGAATATTCTGCTGTTTAGTGCAGGGATTATTTTCTTCTGCTTCTTCTATACGGCGTTGATGTTCAATCCGAAAGACGTAGCGGAAAACCTGAAGAAGTCCGGTGCCTTTATTCCGGGCATCCGTCCAGGTGAGCAGTCCGCGCGCTATATTGATGGCGTTTTGACTCGCTTGACCATGTTCGGTGCTCTTTACATGACGGCCGTGTGCTTGTTGCCCCAGTTCCTGGTGGTAGCAGCAAACGTTCCGTTCTACCTTGGCGGGACCTCGTTGCTGATCGTGGTCGTGGTTGTGATGGACTTCATGTCCCAAGTACAATCGCACCTCGTTTCGCACCAGTACGAATCCCTGATGAAGAAAGCCAACCTGAAGGGTTACGGCAGCGGCATGTTGCGCTGA
- the rpsQ gene encoding 30S ribosomal protein S17, which yields MAEAEKTVRTLTGRVVSDKMDKTITVLIERRVKHPIYGKYVKRSTKLHAHDETNQCHIGDKVTIRETRPMAKTKSWALVDVLERAVEV from the coding sequence ATGGCTGAAGCCGAAAAAACTGTCCGTACGCTGACTGGCCGTGTTGTCAGCGACAAGATGGACAAAACCATCACCGTTCTGATCGAGCGTCGCGTTAAGCACCCGATCTACGGTAAATACGTTAAGCGTTCGACTAAGCTGCACGCGCACGACGAAACCAATCAGTGCCACATCGGCGACAAAGTCACTATTCGTGAAACTCGTCCGATGGCCAAGACCAAGTCTTGGGCGCTGGTTGATGTTCTCGAACGCGCTGTGGAAGTCTAA
- the rpsH gene encoding 30S ribosomal protein S8, which yields MSMQDPLADMLTRIRNAQMAEKSVVSMPSSTLKVAVAKVLKDEGYIAGYQISSETKPLLSIELKYFEGRPVIEEVKRVSRPGLRQYKSVEELPKVRGGLGVSIVSTNKGVMTDRAARAAGVGGEVLCTVF from the coding sequence ATGAGTATGCAGGACCCGTTAGCGGACATGCTAACTCGAATCCGTAATGCCCAGATGGCTGAAAAGTCCGTCGTAAGCATGCCTTCTTCCACGTTGAAGGTGGCTGTAGCTAAAGTTCTTAAGGACGAAGGTTACATCGCGGGTTATCAGATCAGCAGCGAAACCAAACCACTGCTGTCTATCGAGCTGAAATATTTCGAAGGCCGTCCGGTTATCGAAGAAGTCAAGCGCGTTAGCCGTCCAGGCTTGCGTCAGTACAAGTCCGTCGAAGAACTGCCAAAAGTACGTGGCGGTCTCGGCGTGTCTATCGTCTCCACCAACAAAGGTGTGATGACTGATCGTGCTGCGCGCGCTGCCGGTGTCGGCGGCGAAGTTCTTTGCACTGTGTTCTAA
- the rplO gene encoding 50S ribosomal protein L15 produces the protein MKLNDLSPAPGSRREKHRPGRGIGSGLGKTGGRGHKGQTSRSGGTIAPGFEGGQQPLHRRLPKFGFVSLKAMDRAEVRLSELAKVEGDIVTVQSLKDANVINVNVQRVKIMLSGEVARAVTIGKGIGATKGARAAIEAAGGKFEE, from the coding sequence ATGAAACTCAATGATCTGAGTCCAGCGCCGGGTTCCCGTCGCGAAAAGCATCGTCCGGGTCGTGGTATCGGTAGTGGTTTGGGTAAGACTGGTGGCCGTGGTCACAAAGGTCAGACTTCCCGCTCCGGTGGCACCATCGCTCCAGGCTTTGAAGGCGGTCAACAGCCGCTGCATCGTCGCCTGCCGAAGTTCGGTTTCGTTTCCCTGAAAGCCATGGACCGCGCAGAAGTGCGTCTGTCCGAGCTGGCTAAAGTGGAAGGCGACATCGTCACCGTGCAGTCCCTGAAAGATGCCAACGTGATCAACGTCAACGTACAGCGCGTGAAAATCATGCTGTCCGGTGAAGTGGCTCGCGCTGTCACTATCGGCAAGGGAATCGGCGCCACCAAAGGTGCGCGTGCGGCTATCGAAGCAGCTGGCGGCAAGTTCGAGGAATAA
- the rplN gene encoding 50S ribosomal protein L14, which translates to MIQTQSMLDVADNSGARRVMCIKVLGGSHRRYAGIGDIIKVTVKEAIPRGKVKKGQVMTAVVVRTRHGVRRADGSIIRFDGNAAVLLNNKQEPIGTRIFGPVTRELRTEKFMKIVSLAPEVL; encoded by the coding sequence ATGATTCAGACTCAATCCATGCTCGATGTGGCCGATAACAGCGGCGCTCGCCGCGTTATGTGCATCAAGGTGCTGGGTGGCTCCCATCGTCGTTACGCTGGTATCGGTGACATCATCAAAGTTACCGTGAAGGAAGCAATTCCTCGCGGTAAGGTGAAAAAAGGCCAAGTGATGACTGCTGTTGTAGTCCGCACTCGTCACGGCGTACGTCGTGCTGATGGCTCCATTATCCGCTTTGATGGCAACGCTGCTGTTCTGCTGAACAACAAGCAAGAGCCGATCGGCACCCGTATCTTTGGGCCAGTGACCCGTGAACTTCGTACCGAGAAGTTCATGAAGATCGTCTCGCTCGCCCCAGAAGTGCTGTAA
- the rpsJ gene encoding 30S ribosomal protein S10, which produces MQNQQIRIRLKAFDHRLIDQSTQEIVETAKRTGAQVRGPIPLPTRKERFTVLVSPHVNKDARDQYEIRTHKRVLDIVQPTDKTVDALMKLDLAAGVEVQISLG; this is translated from the coding sequence ATGCAAAATCAGCAAATCCGTATCAGGTTGAAGGCTTTTGACCATCGCCTGATCGACCAATCAACCCAGGAAATCGTGGAAACCGCGAAACGTACTGGTGCTCAAGTGCGTGGTCCAATTCCACTGCCTACCCGTAAAGAGCGGTTCACCGTTCTGGTTTCCCCGCACGTCAACAAAGACGCGCGTGACCAGTACGAGATCCGCACTCATAAGCGCGTTCTGGACATCGTCCAGCCAACGGATAAAACCGTTGATGCTCTTATGAAGCTTGATCTTGCGGCCGGTGTGGAAGTGCAGATCAGCCTCGGCTAA
- the rpsN gene encoding 30S ribosomal protein S14, which translates to MAKKSMKNRELKRQLTVAKYAVKRAALKAIIVDLNASPEARWEATVALQKQPRDASASRMRNRCRLTGRPHGVYRKFGLGRNKLREAAMRGDVPGLVKASW; encoded by the coding sequence ATGGCCAAGAAGAGCATGAAAAACCGTGAGCTGAAGCGTCAACTCACCGTTGCCAAGTACGCCGTCAAGCGTGCAGCGCTGAAAGCTATCATCGTCGATCTGAACGCAAGTCCAGAAGCGCGTTGGGAAGCTACCGTAGCTCTGCAGAAGCAACCACGTGACGCTAGCGCTTCGCGCATGCGTAACCGTTGCCGTCTGACCGGTCGTCCGCATGGCGTTTACCGCAAGTTCGGCCTGGGCCGTAACAAGCTGCGTGAAGCTGCAATGCGTGGTGACGTTCCAGGTCTGGTTAAAGCCAGCTGGTAA
- the rpsS gene encoding 30S ribosomal protein S19, with the protein MPRSLKKGPFIDLHLLKKIEVAAEKNDRKPIKTWSRRSMILPQMVGLTIAVHNGRQHVPVLVNEDMVGHKLGEFAGTRTYRGHVADKKAKR; encoded by the coding sequence GTGCCACGTTCTCTGAAAAAAGGTCCTTTTATTGATCTTCACCTACTGAAGAAGATCGAAGTGGCGGCGGAAAAAAACGATCGCAAACCAATTAAGACTTGGTCGCGTCGTTCGATGATCCTGCCACAAATGGTCGGTCTGACCATCGCTGTACACAACGGTCGTCAGCACGTCCCAGTTCTCGTAAACGAAGACATGGTCGGCCACAAACTGGGCGAGTTCGCCGGTACCCGCACTTATCGCGGGCACGTGGCAGACAAGAAAGCCAAGCGTTAA